Proteins encoded in a region of the Elaeis guineensis isolate ETL-2024a chromosome 7, EG11, whole genome shotgun sequence genome:
- the LOC105034687 gene encoding uncharacterized protein: MTDHRGELQPLDREPADTPQPAKRKPDVDSVDEVEEDRRKKTKPQSEIPSSCPKEPPDDVKAEEDGDGGEEDGEEVGVYRNGNAAVDRGKGVAAAVDKGKGKMVVEEDEDDDEDDSSDDDDSGDGIGGEVGDSDFSDDPLAEVDLSNILASRMRRRSPPPQGAYLLSDQDDDDDDEDEVDDDLDDSE, from the coding sequence ATGACGGACCACAGAGGAGAGCTCCAACCCCTGGACCGAGAACCAGCGGATACCCCTCAGCCTGCGAAGAGAAAGCCCGATGTCGACTCCGTCGACGAAGTCGAAGAGGATCGGCGGAAGAAGACAAAGCCGCAATCCGAGATCCCCTCTTCTTGCCCCAAAGAACCTCCCGACGACGTCAAAGCCGAAGAAGACGGCGACGGCGGCGAGGAAGATGGAGAGGAGGTTGGGGTTTATCGGAACGGGAATGCGGCAGTCGACAGGGGGAAGGGAGTGGCGGCGGCAGTCGATAAGGGGAAGGGGAAGATGGTAGTGGAGGAAGACGAGGACGACGATGAGGATGATAGCAGCGATGACGATGATAGTGGCGATGGTATCGGAGGCGAGGTCGGTGATAGCGATTTCTCGGATGATCCGCTTGCCGAGGTCGATCTATCAAACATTCTAGCCTCGAGGATGCGGCGGAGATCACCGCCTCCGCAAGGTGCGTATCTCCTTTCCGATCAGGACGACGACGACGATGACGAGGACGAAGTCgatgatgatcttgatgatagtgAGTAG